GCCAGTGCTATCAGGGGCATGTAGCCATGGCACTGGGTGGGCACTGGGGGGCGGTGGTGCTAAAACCATACAGCAGGCCCATCAATGGCACCCAGTTGCACACAGTTACTCCCAGCAGCTGAAGTGGCGCATAGGTGTCAGGGCAGGGTGAGAGCAGTGTGTATTTTAGGGCATTTGGTCACATGATTGATTTGGCTTCCTGATACGGTGCCCCCCCTTCAGAAGGAACCATAAAAGCTGCCGTGTCCATTATAAAGTAATTTCTGTACCCCAGCCTGTCTGCTCTAAATGTacccgtatatacagaatataaatggaacaatgtacagtatatacagaatacaaatggcacactgtaccgtatatacagaatataaatggcacaatataccgtatatacagaatataaatggaacaatgtacagtatatacagaatacaaatggcacaatgtaccgtatatacagaatataaatggcacaatataccgtatatacagaatataaatggcacaatgtaccgtatatacagaatataaatggcacaatgtaccgtatatacagaatagaaatggcacaatgtaccatatatacagaatataaatggaacaatgtacagtatatacagaatacaaatggcacaatgtaccgtatatacagaatataaatggcacaatataccgtatatacagaatataaatggcacaatgtaccgtatatacagaatataaatggcacaatgtatcatatatacagaatataaatggaacatataaataactatatgacaggccaaccctCATTTTCATCTTGATAATTAGTGACCTCTAAGTTCAGCTTCTcctaagccccccccccagagcccactgagcacgtgcagtgccactgacacccctaacacaatccaagatggggagctcctgtgacaacctGGACCATTACtgatatagagatgctgaaactttaggctggtgcagcaagtacagtaaataaaatatggcattctttgccatattcattttagggtttagttttcctttaagtacaaaGGACAGACTGGCTGCACCCTGTGTGTGGGAGGAAGAGATAAAACTGAtttctgaaaaaataaaactCTCACTTCTATAGATTTCTTCTCCTTTACAGtcatggcggctgctgatctgagagctGAGCTGAGCTGCTCCGTCTGCCGGGACATTTATACCgaccctgtaaccctgccctgtggGCACAACTTCTGCCTCATCTGTATTGGGAAAACCTGGGACTGGCAGGAGGGGATAGAGGAAGATCCTTCCTGCCCTCAGTGTAAAAGGAGCTATAAGACATGTCCTGAACTTCCCAAGAACCTGAGGCTGCGGAACATTGCAGAGCAATTCCTTTCTGAGAACAAAAAATGCTCTGTGCATAATATGATCCTGGAGTATCTCTGCTGTGAGGATGGGGCCCctatctgtgtgtcctgctgcctggccggggggcaccggggccacagggtggagctgctgagtgaggcctctgagaagaagaaagagaaactgaggaaagttctggagaaactgagcccagagagagaggagactgaggggcaaatccagaggctgcaggagtgcaggagagaagtggcagaagtggcagtcggtgagacagagagagtcactgccctgtttaggggcatcagggaagagctggaagccctagagaagcgactcctgagtgacatctccaggcagaaagaggagctctcaCTCACTGACATTGaggggcagtggggggatagatagaaaactggctgaaggatagattacacagagtggggggttCACGAACaaactaaaagggttgaggagaccgcctcatacgtatgcaaataagtcataacaggattctgggaagaaattcgttaaggctcctagaaaattccatttacatgggctttgtcccatttacatgggtttatcctataggctaatgccgacccactgggtttaaagcagaagccaggataatagctgatcagattctcaactacagaccggtttcgccctttttggggctcatcagtgtagcgcagggttttctgatcagcttaggtagagccgggagtggggattcacgaacaaactaaaagggttgaggagacagagtgggggaaatggaacagttcctaattgggccagtgtggttagtggatgTAATAACGGGTGAaccattattaatattaataatttgtattaattaacattaatgacaaatattaatacatatgcaggatcaaatgattaaaccttctgatagactgtaagtgagcaataacttacatacacacaagtaataatagaattaaatagatttacttatcttagtatgattagttacaagtatagccagttctgcacaattcagcccaatcggggagccccacaacctttggtgcaaAACCTTCAGGTTCCCAATAACCAATcaatgatccaaatgtcccggcactcgttcaggagccCCAGGCAAAGCTACTGACACAGGGTGGGGGCCCCTTTTATACCAGAGTACTTAGCAaaccccccaacaccaagtgttgacttgtgcaatattgtgtacaaacttttgtcatgaacaaaacctattaACAAGACTTTGTAGAAGGCctatttgttgctcaaataagttgtacatagagcgtattgtctatatgctgtctgtttgtttattccaaggatatttgctgggtaacaatacctgtgtttactgtttactcagcaatatacatagaacaaagacattgtaccttgaacactagACAAtcgctgtcccaaaatctgctgcttttacttgactcaaaccttaGATTTGATTCATAAGTCAAagcaaatgtatatattgtaaatcattataaaatcaatagaaaatccaccgtGTTACAGTGGGTACCGCAGGatcagtccttggccctttgcattttaaacttgtttattaatgccctgggggggggcagagacagtactgtttctatttttgctgatgacacaaaattgggcaaaactataagttccatgcaggatgtgccgctttgcagagcgatttgactgggaaactgggcagcaaactgggaaatgaggttcaatgttgataagtgcaaagttatgccctttggtagaaatattataaatgtgagttatatactaaatgggagtgagttggggggatccttaattgtaaaggatctaggggtttttgtggataacaagttgtctaattccaggcagtgtcattctgtggctactaaagcaaataaagtgctgtcttgtataaaaaagggcattgactttaGGGATGAAAagataattttgcccctttataggtccctggtaaggcctcaccctgagtatgggggcagtgacagtgagtatgggggcagtttggggctccagtccttaaaggagaactaaagcctaactaaagacatagggcagaaatgttgtacattatgttttgtgcttctgtaccagcccaagacaaccacaggcctttagcagggaaggtctatGCCCCCAataatgcccccagtagccccccatcttatttaccgctgattccctgcacatactctgtgctgctggcacttacctgcacttaggggcccactcactatataccgtatacacagaatataaatggcacaatgtaccgtatatacagaatataaatggcacaatgtaccgtatatatagaatataaatggcacaatgtaccgtatatacagaatataaatggcacaatataccgtatatacagaatataaatggcacaatgtaccgtatatacagactataaatggcacaatgtaccgtatatacagaatataaatggcacaacgtaccgtatatacagaatataaatggcacaatgtaccgtatatacagaatataaatggcacaatgtaccgtatatacagaatataaatggcacaatgtaccgtatatacagaatataaatggcacaatatactgtatatacagaatataaatggcacaatgtaccgtatatacagactataaatggcacactgtaccgtatatacagaatataaatggcacaatgtaccgtatatacagaatataaatggcacaatataccgtatatacagtaccgtatatacagactataaatggcacactgtaccgtatatacagaatataaatggcacaatgtaccgtatatacagaatataaatggcacaatatactgtatatacagaatataaatggcacaatgtaccgtatatacagactataaatggcacactgtaccgtatatacagaatataaatggcacaatgtaccgtatatacagaatataaatggcacaatataccgtatatacagaatataaatggcacactgtaccgtatatacagactataaatggcacactgtaccgtatatacagaatataaatggcacaatgtaccgtatatacagaatataaatggcacactataccgtatatacagaatataaatggcacaatgtaccgtatatacagaatataaatggcacactataccgtatatacagaatataaatggcacaatgtaccgtatatacagaatataaatggcacactataccgtatatacagaatataaatggcacaatgtaccgtatatacagaatataaatggcacaatgtaccgtatatacagaatataaatggcacaatataccgtatatacagaatataaatggcacactataccgtatatacagaatataaatggcacaatgtaccgtatatacagaatataaatggcacactataccgtatatacagaatataaatggcacaatgtactgtatatacagaatataaatggcacaatgtaccatatatacagaatataaatggcacactataccgtatatacagaatataaatggcacaatataccgtatatacagaatataaatggcactatataccatatatagaatataaatgggaaGTTTGCACCACCAGAGGTGCCTCAATTAAATACAACAATACCAAAACCTTGCTCTAAGCTGCGCAGCACATCAAGCCTAATTTAAAATCtgaaacagccagtctcaatCAGCATTCGCTCATGCCTTCACAAAGTTGGTCCGGGTGCCGTGCCCTGGACCCTTCACAcagggaaaattattttcacgactatttcttcattaaattatcacgtaaatcacagtttttcatggacactcaccctaCTGATCCAGTGGTCCAGTTGCAGCGCCCCAGAACcatagcaaagggagacccagcagtcacaagcacaatttctcgatgggtacgcactccagacacgggtgaaggtggtttcagaaatagctttattcacaattgtcctgacgcgttttgtgtctTTCAACACGTAGTCATAGGTGCTATAGACACAAAATGCGTTAGgacaattgtgaataaagctatttctgaaaccaccttcacccgtgtctggagtgcgtacccatcgagaaattgtgcttgtgaccaCCAGAGGTGCCTGCCAAAAAGCACAGTACTTAAGAACCCAAAGTACCTCTCTGTGCCATTACACTAACAGAATGGTGGTGATTATAAGGTGACGTTTTACTTCTGTATATTTCTTCTCCTCTACAGtcatggcggctgctgatctgagagctGAGCTGACCTGCTCCGTCTGCCGGGACATTTATACCgaccctgtaaccctgccctgtggGCACAACTTCTGCCTCATCTGTATTGGGAAAACCTGGGACTGGCAGGAGGGGATAGAGGAAGATCCTTCCTGCCCTGAATGTAGAAAAACATATAAGAGATGCCCTGAACTGCAAAGGAACCTGAGGCTCCGTAACATAGCAAAGCGGTTCCTTCCTGAGAACAAAAATTGCTCTGCCCACAATAAGATCCTGGAGTATTATTGCTATAATgactctgcctgtatctgtgagtcctgctgcctggccggggagcaccggggccacagggtggagctgctctatgaggcctctgagaagaagaaagagaaactgaggaaagttctggagaaactgagcccagagagagaggagactgaggggcaaatccagaggctgcaggagcgcaggagaaaagtggaaagaaaagcagccggtgagacagagagagtcactgccctgtttaggggcatcaggaaacgactggaagccctagagaagcgactcctgagggacatctccaggcagaaagagaagaTCACTGatctgatccaacagctggaaataaagaaagCCAAGTTGTCCAGGAATatccggcacattgaggagctgtgcaacatggcagctccactcactgtcctacaggaatgGGAATCAGatgccttttgtggggctgagggggcagatactgggggcagagagagagggggtataatggttcctgctgtagtGGATCTGGATGTGGATATGGCCttagagacattactcacaggcttagctgggattgtgactggggtaaGGGGTAAGTGGTTccctgggcaggaggctacagacctggtactggatataaacacggctcataaccatttatctgtatcaggggacgggaaatctgcttcctactcactagaAGAGCAgtattacccacaatccccagagagatttcaacGTCACcctcaggctttaagcaccaggagtttcccctcagggcgacattactgggaagtggagggcagtaaATCAGGGtactggggggtaggggcggcctatcccagtatagagaggggaggggctcAGTCCCTTATTGTGAATAATAACAAATCCTGGTGTTTGTGCAGATGGGGTAATAGATATTCCGTGGGACATGAGAGTAAATGGACAAATTTACCTCACAAagcttcctgcaggagaatcaggatctcattggactatgaggccggacgcctgtccttttatgagctgagtgagccaatcaggcacttacacaccttcactgcctccttcactgagccccttcatgctgcattctgggtatgggggtgggtgagaatcattagttagggcccCGCCTACTGCCAGACTTGTCCAAATTTGTCTTCATAGAAATGGCACTGACAGGGCAAGGTTGGGGCATTATGGGGGCAAGGATGAATGGCCAAACACTTTCATTTACACTTGCATGGGTTAAACTAGAAGGTGTTCTGAAAAGGTCTGGACCCACCCATGGGTAAAGGTCGTACAACCTGCGGTGCCTCTCCCTATCCCTGCCTGTAACTGGCTGATAAGGGCCaggccatgtgggggaggggaagcCCACATTGGGGTGACTTAGACTTCACATCAGGACCCATCACAGGTGATGTGGGGGGGTCACACTGTAACATAAACTCACCCGCATTTATTGTCCCTTCCCAGTTATACCAGCGGCACCAAAACTGGGTATAGGGTTAATTTAATATGGCCAAGGGGGCGTGGCTTGACGTCTGCCTGTATGGATGCACCTTAGCTGAGCTCCGTGACCAGACCTACTGTAGCAATGCATTTTGGATATTTAGTAATGAACCCACATGTACACAAAGGGTTAACAGATATCTTTCCTTTCCATCACATGACATCTACTGAGGGGTAATTCTGGACAAGAGACATCCTGCCATAAAACTACACAACAACCCTTACAGCAACCCTACAGTTCATATGAAAGAGATGCCAATGACAGTACagactggggtgggggcagggCCAGAGCCCCCCAGGAAAGGAGACCCCACTGAATCAACAGGGATCCCTGCAGCATTGGGCTCAATGGGATTTGATCTGCAGTGCAACCTAGCTTAAGCTGCCTCTCTTAGCGGACTGAGAGGAATCATTGTAAAAACAACTCACATCGACCTGATTGGCTGGGACTGTCATTTGGGTGTGTCTTGGGAAAAGGGCAGTGTGGGTTATGCTTGGTTGACTGGTTTTCATCATgtatataaacagcatttgtaCTTTATTAGTTCCTCTCCCCTCCATTGCACCTTTCCTCTCCCTTCTTCCTCCCTCCATTTTAGTTATTTTCCCTCcttattttataccttttatctcttttgtaaataaatatatcacgTATTTAATAAACCGGGCTGTCTCAGTTCAATAGTTAAATACCCCAGAATAGAGCAGGCCCAACATTTTGTACCCCAGATGGGACCTATGGGTGATAATGTAAAACCATAGGAACCAAGGAAACAGAATCTGCTTGGCTGAGAGGATTTGAGACGCCTGAGATTCATGTGTTAAAGGTCTAACCAGGAAATAAAGTCTGGAGCGTAACACGGGTAAGTATAGGTTTCTTTTATCGGATATTTAATGGAAAGggattgtattgtatgtatgttagTTTTTTTTACCAGTAGAAGGAAAAATTAAGAATATTTGTGAAGCCTTGAATGTGTGACTTTTTAAGGATAAATAGAAAATGCAGAGATTCCTGAGAAGAAAGTGGACTGTAGAGTAGTGAAGTGTAACTAGGGGGGAATTGTCCCATTAATTATATGTGTTGTGTCTGGAGTTATCTGTTTGTTTGTGTAGTTGTATATTTTGTTAGTAACTAACTAGGGTGCAGGTTTTTTGCTCCTGCACAGTTTAGTGTTGTGGGTCATTGTGTAggttattgtttgtttatttctCATTGGTAAAGATGGAAGTTGTGGAAAAATATGTCAACATGTCTCTGTGGATTATAATTCATCTGCAGATGACTCTTTGACACATCAGTTTAAAAGTCTACTGACACAGTGTCAAagtcataataataaaataaaaagtaatcaaCTTCCAAAGATGGTAAAGAAGATAAAATTGGCTAATGAGATATTGATGTTATTTATAATGAGAGGCATTGCTGGGCAAATGGCAGTACAGTGGGACAGAGAGAAGGCCCAGCTCAGAGAAGGCTCAGATACGTTTGGAGAGGCACTTATGGTGGCAGCTGGCACTTCTGCAGAACATGTTTCTGAATTAGATGAACTAAGGGAGAAGGTGGTGCTGCTAGCTGAACAGAATACGTTATTGGAAGGAAAGTTGCAGGAATGGGAGGAGAGGAGCAGGCTCAGGGAACAACAGGTTTAGAGAGCAAGGTGGGatacagtgagggaatagcagGGTCTCTTAGAGAGCAGCTGAAAGATACAAACACACAGCCAGCACATAAACAGCTCTGTATTCTCTCCATGAGACACA
This sequence is a window from Xenopus tropicalis strain Nigerian chromosome 2, UCB_Xtro_10.0, whole genome shotgun sequence. Protein-coding genes within it:
- the LOC105945660 gene encoding putative tripartite motif-containing protein 61, coding for MAAADLRAELSCSVCRDIYTDPVTLPCGHNFCLICIGKTWDWQEGIEEDPSCPQCKRSYKTCPELPKNLRLRNIAEQFLSENKKCSVHNMILEYLCCEDGAPICVSCCLAGGHRGHRVELLSEASEKK